DNA from Lagenorhynchus albirostris chromosome 15, mLagAlb1.1, whole genome shotgun sequence:
ATCAGAAATGACTGTGGCTACAGGCTAGGCCCCAGTGCAGGCCCCAGGTCTAGGGAACCAGCCACTGCTCTGGCTGCTTTTGGTCCCAGGAAGACCCAGGACCGAACCTGTACCTGGTTCAGAAATGCAGGAAGAGACCCCAGCAGGGAGACCATGTGAGATCATTCCCTGCTTATCTTTCTGATCACAAACACCAAGCAAACCAGCAGCACACAAGCTCAGTGCCATCCCCCTGCCACTTGCTGACCCTTGGCCTAAAATCCAACAGAATTTTTGCCAAAAGAGTCAGATGCTCAGGGAAGGGCAAGGTGAAGAGGACAAGACTTCCAGGGGACGGACTGGTGGAACAGCTTCCACCCCCAAGTGGGAGCAGGGAAGCGAGCCACTGAGCGCGGGGAGCAAAGCACAGGGGGCCAGACTGACAGTGGGGAGTCCAGTCCCGGGTCCGTTAGCAGAGGCGCTTGTACGTGTAGATGTAGGCTTTGCAGCTGGGGCACGTGTGCGTCACATCCTTGAAGTCGTTGATGAGGCAGGGGATCAAGCAGCAGCCCAGGTCACACCTGAATCGGAGATGGGGAGAGACAGGGAGGCCTGAAGAAAAGGCGCCGAGGGCCGGGGCCTACTCCAGCGTGGTGGTGGGTGGGCTCAGCCTCCCCACCCAGCAAGCGCTATACCACCTACCCCATGAAGCAGCAGAAGAAGCCCAGCACGAAGTTCATCAGGCCAATCTCATAGGAGATCTTGGTGGTGATGGCCTGCTGGCAGTGGGGACACACCGTCTGCACGGGCGCACCCTCAAAGATCTCTCCCTGCAGCACTGTCACTGTGGTGGCAGCCCCTGAAGGGACCAGGACCGTGGCCGTATGGCCTCCAGGGCCAGGGTAAGGCCCTGGCGGGTAGGGCCCTGGTGGGTAGTAGCCCATGGGTGGATGGGGGCCTGGAGGAGGGTAGAAACCTGGAATGACACAGAAGATGGAGCAAAGACAGATCACTGCCTTGCCACCTGCCCCATGTGAGAGGTGAGCACAAAGCCCTGAGGCCCCCAGCACCCAAGGACACAGGGTGAAGCCTTGGGGACCAGGCCCTGGGCCAAAGTAACCATCGACATTCTCCCAACCTTTCCTGCTCCCTGTCCCACGGGGACCAAGACAGAGAAGCTACTTGGCCCAGCCAGATACGGCAGAGAGCTGGGAACAAGGTCTAACCTCTCCTCAATCTTAGCTTGATGCGTTGGCTCCCTTGCCTCTGACACACAGGGGACTGAGCTGTGCTCAAGGACCTTGACCACAGGAGGGAAAGCCTTGTCTCTCATcagcctctcctccccaccagcaTCAGGTCTTGTACTGTGGTGCCAGGGGCCAGCCCACCTGACCAGGGCCCGATTCTCCAGCCTGTGTAGTCTCTGAAGAGCTGCTGGGTGAGCAGGATCCCAGGCCTCCACCATGGACTCAGGTTCCTGGCAGCACCTCCAGGAGCCAGCCCTCCCCTGGCAGGGCCCGGGACACCTCTGGCCCACAGAACCTGCACCATGTTCTAGGGCACCTTCCCATGTCCACCGTCCAGACCCACGATCAGCCCCCCACCCTTAAACACCCACACAGACAGACTACCCGCCCGCAGCAAAGGCTGGCTGGCAACCCAGGTGACATGCTGAGTGCTGGGCTAAGCGGATTCCTTTCCAGCTTACCTGGAGGCATGTAGGTGCTGTCTGCATTCACATGTGGGGGGATGAAGCTAGGCTGGGGCATTGGGTGACCCGGCGGCTCATAGGGTGGGGGGCCAATGTCTGCAGGGGGCAGTGACATGCCCAGTGGGGGCTGCATCACAGCTGGGGAGGTGCGGCCTGGACAGAGAGTgacacagagagacagggagaggaagCTCAGACGGCTCCAGCCATCGGCGGAGGGCTGCTCCAGGCACCGGCTCCTAG
Protein-coding regions in this window:
- the CDIP1 gene encoding cell death-inducing p53-target protein 1, with protein sequence MRGLGPGEAAKMSNEPPPPYPGGPTAPLLEEKSGAPPTPGRTSPAVMQPPLGMSLPPADIGPPPYEPPGHPMPQPSFIPPHVNADSTYMPPGFYPPPGPHPPMGYYPPGPYPPGPYPGPGGHTATVLVPSGAATTVTVLQGEIFEGAPVQTVCPHCQQAITTKISYEIGLMNFVLGFFCCFMGCDLGCCLIPCLINDFKDVTHTCPSCKAYIYTYKRLC